The Candoia aspera isolate rCanAsp1 chromosome 6, rCanAsp1.hap2, whole genome shotgun sequence genome has a segment encoding these proteins:
- the BCL6 gene encoding B-cell lymphoma 6 protein isoform X2: protein MASLADSCIQFTRHASDVLLNLNRLRSRDILTDVVIIVSREQFRAHKTVLMACSGLFYSIFTDQLKCNLTILNLDPEISPEGFGILLDFMYTSRLNLRESNILAVMTTALYLQMEHVVDTCRRLLNSSETEMVSATKNPREDLLASQMLSHPGLMAYRTREISEGSLPLRNGPLCDGRAFVPGLYSSMSGSPVSYTSYNPVPISGYLFSDEELREARMPPSEVLRGHPFLRERVAPCNVSRAAEYTRTAANTSPSLCQAAVYSPKDAAAEEIKRDVHYSAAPGPEPAASLTHNSAYFGCDKGSQEEERPAPEAKRGQHFEPTNTPVNRKVVTSPQSPQKSDCQPNSPTESSSSKKACIGQSSASVKSLTDPKACNWKKYKFIVLNSLNQNAKEDGPEHAEAGALSPQPYAPSLACPQPLEPENMDVQSPTKLNIGGEDSTIPQASRLNTILNRSLDGSPRSSEDQSPLYLHSSKCSSCGSQSPQHLEMCLHTPGSNFGEEIGETQSEYSDSSCENRSFFCKECQCPFSEEAAFKKHSLQTHSDKPYKCDRCQASFRYKGNLASHKTVHTGEKPYRCGICGAQFNRPANLKTHTRIHSGEKPYKCETCGARFVQVAHLRAHVLIHTGEKPYPCEICGTRFRHLQTLKSHLRIHTGEKPYHCEKCNLHFRHKSQLRLHLRQKHGAITNTKADG, encoded by the exons ATGGCCTCCCTGGCAGACAGCTGTATCCAGTTCACTCGGCATGCCAGCGACGTCCTCCTCAATCTCAACCGCCTTCGAAGCAGGGACATCCTTACGGATGTGGTCATCATTGTCAGTCGGGAGCAGTTCCGGGCCCACAAGACGGTCCTGATGGCCTGCAG TGGCCTTTTCTACAGCATTTTCACTGATCAGCTCAAGTGCAACCTGACCATCCTCAATTTAGACCCTGAGATCAGCCCCGAAGGGTTCGGCATCCTGCTGGATTTTATGTACACGTCTCGCCTCAACCTGCGGGAGAGTAACATCCTGGCGGTCATGACCACCGCCCTCTACCTGCAGATGGAGCACGTGGTGGACACCTGCCGAAGGCTCCTGAACTCCAG TGAAACAGAAATGGTGTCCGCTACCAAGAATCCCCGGGAAGACCTTTTGGCCAGCCAGATGCTCAGCCATCCGGGGCTGATGGCGTACAGGACCAGAGAAATCTCAGAAGGCAGCTTACCTCTTCGGAATGGCCCACTTTGCGACGGGCGAGCTTTTGTCCCCGGCTTGTACAGCAGCATGTCCGGATCCCCCGTTTCCTACACTAGCTACAACCCTGTGCCCATCAGTGGGTACCTTTTCTCGGACGAAGAACTGCGAGAGGCAAGGATGCCCCCCTCAGAGGTGTTGAGAGGGCATCCTTTCTTGAGGGAGCGGGTGGCACCGTGCAATGTGTCTCGAGCCGCCGAGTATACCAGAACTGCGGCTAATACCTCCCCAAGCCTGTGCCAAGCCGCTGTCTACTCTCCAAAGGATGCGGCGGCCGAGGAGATCAAACGCGACGTCCACTACAGTGCTGCTCCTGGCCCGGAGCCTGCTGCCTCCCTGACTCACAACAGCGCCTACTTTGGCTGCGATAAGGGCAGCCAGGAAGAAGAGCGGCCCGCCCCCGAAGCGAAGAGGGGCCAGCACTTTGAGCCCACCAACACGCCCGTGAACCGGAAGGTGGTGACCAGCCCTCAGAGCCCCCAGAAGTCGGACTGCCAGCCCAATTCGCCCACTGAGTCCAGCAGCAGCAAGAAGGCCTGCATCGGCCAGAGTTCGGCTTCGGTCAAGAGCCTCACCGATCCCAAGGCTTGCAACTGGAAGAAGTACAAGTTCATCGTGCTCAATTCACTCAATCAGAACGCCAAGGAGGACGGCCCTGAACACGCCGAGGCCGGGGCGCTCTCTCCGCAGCCGTACGCGCCCTCGCTGGCCTGCCCGCAGCCCCTGGAGCCCGAGAACATGGATGTGCAGTCCCCCACCAAACTCAACATCGGCGGGGAAGACTCGACTATCCCACAAGCAAGCCGCCTGAACACCATTCTTAACAG GTCCCTCGACGGGTCCCCTCGGAGCAGCGAGGACCAGTCCCCGTTGTACCTGCATTCGTCCAAATGCAGCTCGTGCGGGTCCCAGTCCCCCCAGCATCTGGAAATGTGCCTTCATACCCCTGGATCCAACTTTGGAGAGGAAATAGGAGAAACGCAGTCTGAATACTCGGATTCCAGTTGCG AAAACAGGTCCTTTTTCTGCAAGGAGTGCCAGTGCCCGTTCTCGGAAGAGGCCGCTTTCAAGAAACATTCCCTCCAAACGCACAGTGACAAGCCGTACAAGTGTGACCGTTGTCAGGCTTCGTTTCGCTACAAGGGGAACCTAGCCAGTCATAAAACTGTGCACACAG GCGAGAAACCGTACCGCTGTGGCATCTGCGGGGCGCAGTTCAACCGTCCGGCCAACCTCAAGACTCACACGCGGATCCACTCAGGAGAGAAGCCGTACAAATGTGAAACGTGCGGGGCGCGGTTCGTGCAG GTTGCCCACCTCCGAGCACACGTGCtcatccacactggggagaaaccgtATCCATGCGAAATCTGCGGGACGCGTTTCCGACACCTGCAGACGCTCAAGAGTCACTTGCGGATCCATACTGGAGAAAAGCCCTACCAT TGTGAAAAGTGCAACCTGCACTTCCGACACAAGAGCCAGCTGCGCCTGCACCTTCGGCAGAAACACGGCGCCATCACGAACACCAAG GCAGATGGCTGA
- the BCL6 gene encoding B-cell lymphoma 6 protein isoform X1 encodes MASLADSCIQFTRHASDVLLNLNRLRSRDILTDVVIIVSREQFRAHKTVLMACSGLFYSIFTDQLKCNLTILNLDPEISPEGFGILLDFMYTSRLNLRESNILAVMTTALYLQMEHVVDTCRRLLNSSETEMVSATKNPREDLLASQMLSHPGLMAYRTREISEGSLPLRNGPLCDGRAFVPGLYSSMSGSPVSYTSYNPVPISGYLFSDEELREARMPPSEVLRGHPFLRERVAPCNVSRAAEYTRTAANTSPSLCQAAVYSPKDAAAEEIKRDVHYSAAPGPEPAASLTHNSAYFGCDKGSQEEERPAPEAKRGQHFEPTNTPVNRKVVTSPQSPQKSDCQPNSPTESSSSKKACIGQSSASVKSLTDPKACNWKKYKFIVLNSLNQNAKEDGPEHAEAGALSPQPYAPSLACPQPLEPENMDVQSPTKLNIGGEDSTIPQASRLNTILNRSLDGSPRSSEDQSPLYLHSSKCSSCGSQSPQHLEMCLHTPGSNFGEEIGETQSEYSDSSCENRSFFCKECQCPFSEEAAFKKHSLQTHSDKPYKCDRCQASFRYKGNLASHKTVHTGEKPYRCGICGAQFNRPANLKTHTRIHSGEKPYKCETCGARFVQVAHLRAHVLIHTGEKPYPCEICGTRFRHLQTLKSHLRIHTGEKPYHCEKCNLHFRHKSQLRLHLRQKHGAITNTKVQYRLSAVDDPPELSKAC; translated from the exons ATGGCCTCCCTGGCAGACAGCTGTATCCAGTTCACTCGGCATGCCAGCGACGTCCTCCTCAATCTCAACCGCCTTCGAAGCAGGGACATCCTTACGGATGTGGTCATCATTGTCAGTCGGGAGCAGTTCCGGGCCCACAAGACGGTCCTGATGGCCTGCAG TGGCCTTTTCTACAGCATTTTCACTGATCAGCTCAAGTGCAACCTGACCATCCTCAATTTAGACCCTGAGATCAGCCCCGAAGGGTTCGGCATCCTGCTGGATTTTATGTACACGTCTCGCCTCAACCTGCGGGAGAGTAACATCCTGGCGGTCATGACCACCGCCCTCTACCTGCAGATGGAGCACGTGGTGGACACCTGCCGAAGGCTCCTGAACTCCAG TGAAACAGAAATGGTGTCCGCTACCAAGAATCCCCGGGAAGACCTTTTGGCCAGCCAGATGCTCAGCCATCCGGGGCTGATGGCGTACAGGACCAGAGAAATCTCAGAAGGCAGCTTACCTCTTCGGAATGGCCCACTTTGCGACGGGCGAGCTTTTGTCCCCGGCTTGTACAGCAGCATGTCCGGATCCCCCGTTTCCTACACTAGCTACAACCCTGTGCCCATCAGTGGGTACCTTTTCTCGGACGAAGAACTGCGAGAGGCAAGGATGCCCCCCTCAGAGGTGTTGAGAGGGCATCCTTTCTTGAGGGAGCGGGTGGCACCGTGCAATGTGTCTCGAGCCGCCGAGTATACCAGAACTGCGGCTAATACCTCCCCAAGCCTGTGCCAAGCCGCTGTCTACTCTCCAAAGGATGCGGCGGCCGAGGAGATCAAACGCGACGTCCACTACAGTGCTGCTCCTGGCCCGGAGCCTGCTGCCTCCCTGACTCACAACAGCGCCTACTTTGGCTGCGATAAGGGCAGCCAGGAAGAAGAGCGGCCCGCCCCCGAAGCGAAGAGGGGCCAGCACTTTGAGCCCACCAACACGCCCGTGAACCGGAAGGTGGTGACCAGCCCTCAGAGCCCCCAGAAGTCGGACTGCCAGCCCAATTCGCCCACTGAGTCCAGCAGCAGCAAGAAGGCCTGCATCGGCCAGAGTTCGGCTTCGGTCAAGAGCCTCACCGATCCCAAGGCTTGCAACTGGAAGAAGTACAAGTTCATCGTGCTCAATTCACTCAATCAGAACGCCAAGGAGGACGGCCCTGAACACGCCGAGGCCGGGGCGCTCTCTCCGCAGCCGTACGCGCCCTCGCTGGCCTGCCCGCAGCCCCTGGAGCCCGAGAACATGGATGTGCAGTCCCCCACCAAACTCAACATCGGCGGGGAAGACTCGACTATCCCACAAGCAAGCCGCCTGAACACCATTCTTAACAG GTCCCTCGACGGGTCCCCTCGGAGCAGCGAGGACCAGTCCCCGTTGTACCTGCATTCGTCCAAATGCAGCTCGTGCGGGTCCCAGTCCCCCCAGCATCTGGAAATGTGCCTTCATACCCCTGGATCCAACTTTGGAGAGGAAATAGGAGAAACGCAGTCTGAATACTCGGATTCCAGTTGCG AAAACAGGTCCTTTTTCTGCAAGGAGTGCCAGTGCCCGTTCTCGGAAGAGGCCGCTTTCAAGAAACATTCCCTCCAAACGCACAGTGACAAGCCGTACAAGTGTGACCGTTGTCAGGCTTCGTTTCGCTACAAGGGGAACCTAGCCAGTCATAAAACTGTGCACACAG GCGAGAAACCGTACCGCTGTGGCATCTGCGGGGCGCAGTTCAACCGTCCGGCCAACCTCAAGACTCACACGCGGATCCACTCAGGAGAGAAGCCGTACAAATGTGAAACGTGCGGGGCGCGGTTCGTGCAG GTTGCCCACCTCCGAGCACACGTGCtcatccacactggggagaaaccgtATCCATGCGAAATCTGCGGGACGCGTTTCCGACACCTGCAGACGCTCAAGAGTCACTTGCGGATCCATACTGGAGAAAAGCCCTACCAT TGTGAAAAGTGCAACCTGCACTTCCGACACAAGAGCCAGCTGCGCCTGCACCTTCGGCAGAAACACGGCGCCATCACGAACACCAAGGTGCAGTACCGCCTTTCGGCTGTCGACGATCCCCCAGAGCTCTCCAAGGCGTGCTGA
- the BCL6 gene encoding B-cell lymphoma 6 protein isoform X3, whose amino-acid sequence MASLADSCIQFTRHASDVLLNLNRLRSRDILTDVVIIVSREQFRAHKTVLMACSGLFYSIFTDQLKCNLTILNLDPEISPEGFGILLDFMYTSRLNLRESNILAVMTTALYLQMEHVVDTCRRLLNSSETEMVSATKNPREDLLASQMLSHPGLMAYRTREISEGSLPLRNGPLCDGRAFVPGLYSSMSGSPVSYTSYNPVPISGYLFSDEELREARMPPSEVLRGHPFLRERVAPCNVSRAAEYTRTAANTSPSLCQAAVYSPKDAAAEEIKRDVHYSAAPGPEPAASLTHNSAYFGCDKGSQEEERPAPEAKRGQHFEPTNTPVNRKVVTSPQSPQKSDCQPNSPTESSSSKKACIGQSSASVKSLTDPKACNWKKYKFIVLNSLNQNAKEDGPEHAEAGALSPQPYAPSLACPQPLEPENMDVQSPTKLNIGGEDSTIPQASRLNTILNRSLDGSPRSSEDQSPLYLHSSKCSSCGSQSPQHLEMCLHTPGSNFGEEIGETQSEYSDSSCGEKPYRCGICGAQFNRPANLKTHTRIHSGEKPYKCETCGARFVQVAHLRAHVLIHTGEKPYPCEICGTRFRHLQTLKSHLRIHTGEKPYHCEKCNLHFRHKSQLRLHLRQKHGAITNTKVQYRLSAVDDPPELSKAC is encoded by the exons ATGGCCTCCCTGGCAGACAGCTGTATCCAGTTCACTCGGCATGCCAGCGACGTCCTCCTCAATCTCAACCGCCTTCGAAGCAGGGACATCCTTACGGATGTGGTCATCATTGTCAGTCGGGAGCAGTTCCGGGCCCACAAGACGGTCCTGATGGCCTGCAG TGGCCTTTTCTACAGCATTTTCACTGATCAGCTCAAGTGCAACCTGACCATCCTCAATTTAGACCCTGAGATCAGCCCCGAAGGGTTCGGCATCCTGCTGGATTTTATGTACACGTCTCGCCTCAACCTGCGGGAGAGTAACATCCTGGCGGTCATGACCACCGCCCTCTACCTGCAGATGGAGCACGTGGTGGACACCTGCCGAAGGCTCCTGAACTCCAG TGAAACAGAAATGGTGTCCGCTACCAAGAATCCCCGGGAAGACCTTTTGGCCAGCCAGATGCTCAGCCATCCGGGGCTGATGGCGTACAGGACCAGAGAAATCTCAGAAGGCAGCTTACCTCTTCGGAATGGCCCACTTTGCGACGGGCGAGCTTTTGTCCCCGGCTTGTACAGCAGCATGTCCGGATCCCCCGTTTCCTACACTAGCTACAACCCTGTGCCCATCAGTGGGTACCTTTTCTCGGACGAAGAACTGCGAGAGGCAAGGATGCCCCCCTCAGAGGTGTTGAGAGGGCATCCTTTCTTGAGGGAGCGGGTGGCACCGTGCAATGTGTCTCGAGCCGCCGAGTATACCAGAACTGCGGCTAATACCTCCCCAAGCCTGTGCCAAGCCGCTGTCTACTCTCCAAAGGATGCGGCGGCCGAGGAGATCAAACGCGACGTCCACTACAGTGCTGCTCCTGGCCCGGAGCCTGCTGCCTCCCTGACTCACAACAGCGCCTACTTTGGCTGCGATAAGGGCAGCCAGGAAGAAGAGCGGCCCGCCCCCGAAGCGAAGAGGGGCCAGCACTTTGAGCCCACCAACACGCCCGTGAACCGGAAGGTGGTGACCAGCCCTCAGAGCCCCCAGAAGTCGGACTGCCAGCCCAATTCGCCCACTGAGTCCAGCAGCAGCAAGAAGGCCTGCATCGGCCAGAGTTCGGCTTCGGTCAAGAGCCTCACCGATCCCAAGGCTTGCAACTGGAAGAAGTACAAGTTCATCGTGCTCAATTCACTCAATCAGAACGCCAAGGAGGACGGCCCTGAACACGCCGAGGCCGGGGCGCTCTCTCCGCAGCCGTACGCGCCCTCGCTGGCCTGCCCGCAGCCCCTGGAGCCCGAGAACATGGATGTGCAGTCCCCCACCAAACTCAACATCGGCGGGGAAGACTCGACTATCCCACAAGCAAGCCGCCTGAACACCATTCTTAACAG GTCCCTCGACGGGTCCCCTCGGAGCAGCGAGGACCAGTCCCCGTTGTACCTGCATTCGTCCAAATGCAGCTCGTGCGGGTCCCAGTCCCCCCAGCATCTGGAAATGTGCCTTCATACCCCTGGATCCAACTTTGGAGAGGAAATAGGAGAAACGCAGTCTGAATACTCGGATTCCAGTTGCG GCGAGAAACCGTACCGCTGTGGCATCTGCGGGGCGCAGTTCAACCGTCCGGCCAACCTCAAGACTCACACGCGGATCCACTCAGGAGAGAAGCCGTACAAATGTGAAACGTGCGGGGCGCGGTTCGTGCAG GTTGCCCACCTCCGAGCACACGTGCtcatccacactggggagaaaccgtATCCATGCGAAATCTGCGGGACGCGTTTCCGACACCTGCAGACGCTCAAGAGTCACTTGCGGATCCATACTGGAGAAAAGCCCTACCAT TGTGAAAAGTGCAACCTGCACTTCCGACACAAGAGCCAGCTGCGCCTGCACCTTCGGCAGAAACACGGCGCCATCACGAACACCAAGGTGCAGTACCGCCTTTCGGCTGTCGACGATCCCCCAGAGCTCTCCAAGGCGTGCTGA